DNA sequence from the Nitrososphaerota archaeon genome:
CGTATCCTTTTACATGTAGGAGGTCTGGCATTAGTATGTCATAATCTCGTATGGTCTTTGACTTGTAGTCTCCAAGTATTGGATAGTTTAAATGGAATTTTTCTGCAAACGCCTTGTTTGCAAATGGACCGTCATTTGAGATTCCAATTACTTGAGCGCCAAGCGCAGAGATCTCGCCCCATCTGTCCCGGAAAGTACACATTTCATTGGTACAAACAGGAGAGCTTGCGGCAACAAAAAATGACAGAACTGCTTTTTTGCCCTTAAACTCGGAGAGCTTTCTCATTTTTAGATCGGTGTCTACCAGCTCAAACTCTGGAGCCTTTTCGCCTACATTTACCATGAATAAAAAAAACCAAATGCGATATATCAATGATGTCAAGATTAATTTTTGATCGCAAAAATTTATTGAATTCTTTACATAGCTTTTTATATTAACAATCGGGTGTCAAGCTGATTTGGTTGGGGAATATGCGGCTAGCTATAGTCATGTTCTTCTGATGTTTGGCTTTGCCATCGTGGCTGTAGGTCCCGCACTTTTGATATCGCGTATGATTTCACCTAGACGACTCAGCAATCCAGTCAAGTTCCTCCCGATGGAAGCAGGTCAAGTACCCAAGGGAGAGGGAAGAACCCACTTTATGATGCAGTATTATGCGTATGTTCTAATGTTTGTAGTATTTGATGTGATGGCAATATTTCTGTATGCATGGGGCAGCTCACTTTTGAATCTGCCCAAGACTGCGACTTTGCCAATAATCGCATTTTTGGGAATAATGTTTGCAGCTATGGCTTTTGCTTTGTACCAGTCAAAGAGGAGAAATATTTGGTAGTCTTAATATTACTTGGACGCAAAAACCTGGTGAGGGATTAAATTGCTAAAAGATCTACTCACACCACAAAACGCAAATGTCTTTGTAGGCAAGCTAGGCGATGTTCTAGTCAAAGCTATTGATCAACCCCTAGGATACGCAATTAACTGGAGTAGACTCTGGTCTTTGTGGCCTGTGCACATTGAAACTGCTTGTTGTAGTGTTGAATTTGGTGCTGCATCCAGCCCAAGATATGATGTAGAGCGATTTGGAATCATCGAGGCGTTCGGATCGCTACGCCAATGTGATCTTGTGGTAGTACAGGGAACCATCACGAGAAAGATGGCACCAAGACTAAGACTAGTCTATGACCAAATGCCAGAGCCCAAGTATGTAATTGCTATGGGAGCCTGCGCAATCACCGGCGGACTGTACTTTGATTCGTATAATGTCTTACCTGGAATTGATGGAATTTTACCAGTTGATGTGTACGTACCAGGTTGCCCTCCAAGACCTGAGACCCTAATTCAGGGATGCATGTTACTACAAGAGAAAATTAAGAGGCTAAAGGCTAGGTAATGCTAAATGAGCTCACAAGAAACAAAACCAGTAGCACAATCAGAGTTAGTAAAGGATCTCCCAAAGTTTGAAAAATCAATAGCAGATAAGATTGAAAAAAAGTTTGGCTCAAAGACAAAAATTGAATTTGTAAAAGAGAACAGAGTCCGCATCAAAGTATCAAAAGAAGACGTACTGGATGTGGCAAAATTCCTTCATGATGAGATGCACTATGACCACGCCGAGGCCGTTACAGGCGTTGACTATCCAGAAGAAAAGGAAATTGAAGTTGTTTATCATTTAGGCTCTTATACGGACCCAGAACTTGCAAATCAGGTTCTGACCCTGGCAACTAGGGCTCCAAGAGAGGATAACCCAAATCCGGGATCCGATAGCACCAAACTTCCAAGCCTCAGGGATATTTTCTACAGTGTAGAATTTCATGAGCGTGAATGCTTTGAGATGCTTGGCGTTTACTTTGATGGTCATCCAGATAATCGCAGATTACTCCTCCCAGAAGACTGGGCGGACTTGCCACCAATGCGAAAAGACTTCAAACTAAAGGGACGATAAAATGAGTACTTCACTACCACCAGGCCTGCAAATGGAAAAAGTAGACGAGCGAATCATGACGCTCAACGTAGGACCACAACACCCAGGATCTGGGCACATGAGAATCATTGTCAAAATTGACGGCGACTATATCGTTTCTGCAGAACCTGATCCTGGTTATGTGCACAGGGGAGAGGAGAAGATGGCCGAATACCGAAATTACATTCAAAACATTCCACACCTAGAGAGGCCGGTAATTCACGACTCTTGCAATGTATTGTACCCATACTGCCTTGGCGTTGAGGAATTGTTGGGAATTGAAGTGCCGGAGCGAGCAAAATACCTGCGAGTCATCGCATCAGAGCTTAACAGATGCGTCTACACCCAATACTGGCTTGCAATCTATGGAATCTTTTTGGGCCACTCTACAATGTTCATGTGGCCTGCAGGTGACAGGGAACTCTACATAGACATGCTAGAAAAAATGACCGGAGCTCGTGTCACACACTCATACTTCATACCTGGTGGAATTCGAAACGATGTTCCAGCAAACTTTGAGGACATGTTACTAAAGAGAGTCAACTATTTTGAAAAACGCATCAAAGAATACGGTGCAATATTTTATGACAACCCAATTCTGATTTCAAGAACCCGCGACGCAGGAAAACTTTCCCGAGAGGACGCAATACGACTAGGAACAACTGGCTCTACATTGCGTGCAAGCGGTGTTGACTATGACTTGCGAGTAAAAGAGCCGTACGATGCATATGGAGAACTTGACATCAAGGTAAACACACTCAAGGAAGGAGATGCATATGCACGCTCCAAGATTCCATGGCTCGACATGCTGGAATCCTGCAATATCATTCGCCAGGCTCTGCAAAAAATGCCAAAGTCTGGCTCTGTTCGAGTCAAGCTAAAGCCAAACCCAAAGGGTGGAAACGACGAAGTCTACAAGAGAGTAGAGTCTGGCCGTGGCTCACTGGGATGTTATATTGTATCTAAAAGTCAGCCAGAACCATACAGAGTAAAGATGAGTGTGGGCTCGTTTAGAAATCTTATTTGCATGCCATACCTGCTAAAGGGCGAAAAGCTAGGAAACATGCCGGCGGTGTATTGGAGCTTGAACTATTGGCCGGTGGAGGCTGACAGATAAAATGTCTACAATTGCGCCAAAATTTCGACTAAGTTATTTCATAAAATCTCTTACAGACAATGTTTTTTGGACAATCACACTTGTTACTCTGGTAGGACTGCCGTTTATCCAGGTGATGCTGTTCTATTTGGAATTGCCTGTGATTGGAACAAGACTACTTGACCCATATTTGGCGCTGACAATTCTTGCAGACCCGTCAAGACAAATCCCACTGATAAAATCTCTGCTGCAAACTGAACTTTTCAGAATTGTTGCATTTCCTGGGTTTGGGTTTGCGGCATTGCTTGCGGCAGGAACCATTTTTATCGAAAGAAAAATGCTTGCCAAGCTCCAACTTCGTGTCGGTCCTTTCTATTGCGGAAAAATAGAAGGAATTTTACAATTAATGAGTGACGGAATCAAACTGTTATCAAAGGAAATCATCATACCGGCAAAAGCAGACAAGCCAATATTCTGGGCGGCACCTGTCTTGTTTGTCGGGACGGCAGCTGCATTTGTATCGTTAATTCCTGCAGCTAGAGGTGGCTGGGTAGTAGCAGACGCCGACGTTGGATTATTGACAGTCTTTGCAATAATTGGATTCTTCCCTGTTATCACGGTATTATCAGCATGGTCTGCTAACAGCAAGTTTCCATTCATTGGAGGAATTCGCGCGCTGCACCAAATGGTATCATTTGAAATCCCACTAATTTTGTCAGTCTTGGGCGTAGTCATATTAACTGGCACACTAAACCTGACTGAAATCGTAGAGTCCCAGTACACATTCTGGTGGATAATATTTTTGCCAATAGGCGCAATCGTGTTCTTCATAGCAATGCTGGCAGAGTTGGAGCGAATTCCATTTGACCTACCCGAGGCAGAAAGCGAAATTGTCGCAGGATGGCTAACAGAGTTTTCCGGCATGATGTACGGGTTGGTGCAACTAGGATCGTACCTGAAGCTGTATGCATTTGCTGGACTCTTTGTGGTGTTGTTCCTAGGTGGATGGAGTGGACCTAACATTTGGCCACCATTCCCAGAAGAAATAATCGAGGAAGGAATCAACGTGGGACCGATCACTGCTAGATTCCCAG
Encoded proteins:
- a CDS encoding peroxiredoxin, translating into MVNVGEKAPEFELVDTDLKMRKLSEFKGKKAVLSFFVAASSPVCTNEMCTFRDRWGEISALGAQVIGISNDGPFANKAFAEKFHLNYPILGDYKSKTIRDYDILMPDLLHVKGYDAAKRSIFVVDENGTVSYKWVSDNPLVEPNYQEIIDFLKKGN
- a CDS encoding NADH-quinone oxidoreductase subunit A yields the protein MFGFAIVAVGPALLISRMISPRRLSNPVKFLPMEAGQVPKGEGRTHFMMQYYAYVLMFVVFDVMAIFLYAWGSSLLNLPKTATLPIIAFLGIMFAAMAFALYQSKRRNIW
- a CDS encoding NADH-quinone oxidoreductase subunit B, which codes for MLKDLLTPQNANVFVGKLGDVLVKAIDQPLGYAINWSRLWSLWPVHIETACCSVEFGAASSPRYDVERFGIIEAFGSLRQCDLVVVQGTITRKMAPRLRLVYDQMPEPKYVIAMGACAITGGLYFDSYNVLPGIDGILPVDVYVPGCPPRPETLIQGCMLLQEKIKRLKAR
- a CDS encoding NADH-quinone oxidoreductase subunit C, whose translation is MSSQETKPVAQSELVKDLPKFEKSIADKIEKKFGSKTKIEFVKENRVRIKVSKEDVLDVAKFLHDEMHYDHAEAVTGVDYPEEKEIEVVYHLGSYTDPELANQVLTLATRAPREDNPNPGSDSTKLPSLRDIFYSVEFHERECFEMLGVYFDGHPDNRRLLLPEDWADLPPMRKDFKLKGR
- a CDS encoding NADH-quinone oxidoreductase subunit D yields the protein MSTSLPPGLQMEKVDERIMTLNVGPQHPGSGHMRIIVKIDGDYIVSAEPDPGYVHRGEEKMAEYRNYIQNIPHLERPVIHDSCNVLYPYCLGVEELLGIEVPERAKYLRVIASELNRCVYTQYWLAIYGIFLGHSTMFMWPAGDRELYIDMLEKMTGARVTHSYFIPGGIRNDVPANFEDMLLKRVNYFEKRIKEYGAIFYDNPILISRTRDAGKLSREDAIRLGTTGSTLRASGVDYDLRVKEPYDAYGELDIKVNTLKEGDAYARSKIPWLDMLESCNIIRQALQKMPKSGSVRVKLKPNPKGGNDEVYKRVESGRGSLGCYIVSKSQPEPYRVKMSVGSFRNLICMPYLLKGEKLGNMPAVYWSLNYWPVEADR
- the nuoH gene encoding NADH-quinone oxidoreductase subunit NuoH, translated to MSTIAPKFRLSYFIKSLTDNVFWTITLVTLVGLPFIQVMLFYLELPVIGTRLLDPYLALTILADPSRQIPLIKSLLQTELFRIVAFPGFGFAALLAAGTIFIERKMLAKLQLRVGPFYCGKIEGILQLMSDGIKLLSKEIIIPAKADKPIFWAAPVLFVGTAAAFVSLIPAARGGWVVADADVGLLTVFAIIGFFPVITVLSAWSANSKFPFIGGIRALHQMVSFEIPLILSVLGVVILTGTLNLTEIVESQYTFWWIIFLPIGAIVFFIAMLAELERIPFDLPEAESEIVAGWLTEFSGMMYGLVQLGSYLKLYAFAGLFVVLFLGGWSGPNIWPPFPEEIIEEGINVGPITARFPGLPLLDQQMLNDALWFVVKVVGVIFFILLPRGVFPRIRIDLLLHIGWYKLIGLAFVNIFIALALVYAGVLGPEGIL